A genomic region of Fusarium oxysporum Fo47 chromosome VI, complete sequence contains the following coding sequences:
- a CDS encoding ribosomal protein L14-domain-containing protein: protein MGDAVIEGSNWRLVEVGRVVVINGDHPFAGRLATIVEIIDHKRILVDGPSANASLAVPRQAVPLSKVLLSSLIVEGLNRGSRTGVVRKLWEKSEIDSKWEQTNWAKKRDQMERRKGLTDFERFQVLRLKKQRRFEERKALAKVKASA from the exons ATGGGCGACGCAGTCATTGAGGGTTCGAACTGGCGCCTCGTTGAGGTTGGCCGTGTCGTTGTTATCAACGGCGACCACCCCTTCGCCGGCCGCCTGGCCACGATCGTCGAGATCATCGACCACAAGCGA ATTCTCGTCGACGGTCCTTCCGCGAACGCTAGCCTCGCTGTTCCCCGACAAGCCGTTCCCCTCAGCAAGgtcctcctctcctctcttaTCGTCGAGGGCTTGAACCGCGGTTCccgaactggtgtcgtcCGAAAGCTCTGGGAGAAGTCCGAGATCGACTCCAAGTGGGAGCAGACCAACTGGGCTAAGAAGCGGGATCAGATGGAGCGGAGGAAGGGTCTCACCGACTTCGAGCGCTTCCAGGTTCTCCGACTCAAGAAGCAGCGACGATTCGAGGAGCGCAAGGCTctggccaaggtcaaggcctCCGCATAA